One window from the genome of Candidatus Zixiibacteriota bacterium encodes:
- a CDS encoding T9SS type A sorting domain-containing protein gives MKADPNRQVVRMAAALLLLIAGPAGAENSVIVESKHVEPGATDVRVGVYLSNDEPLLGVVVPLEIRSIEEGSFIRERFEVVSQGRVILSGLMEFGGLYYYGEPRGPVGYTGQGICPESYAWSEQSGSTSQPGFFESPDAFMWVGIVASGNPLPEGNDQSGEPSILLHFDVTEVTGRFKIDTCCVAPANKFSFVPLAPANIRGLLFPRFQPGMVTVGAMRPNLPPIAVCHDTTIGTGAMPTVQVSAAVIGSRSFDPDGDPIGYWLIPHGAWEPGEHQVTLVVSDGVLNDSCQSQLTVLDNRRPVAQCHDVIIRSDTSGGTRVFASRVNDGSYDPDGDRVSLAVVPDGWLAEGIHDVVLIVSDGELSDTCPATVDVRDNTRPVAVCRDTTIELDSACTVFMEPKLVDGGSYDPDGDNLSLRVIDRRWRGPGEYDVQLVVSDRPLEDTCTAHVRIVQRTPLHIDCPSPMYLFVRYGDAPVVPDYAREVTACAVDGILRKEQDPPAGSFLTPADTTVRITVHDEFGVVGECVVPLPKVVRLRSDGFSPDVNRPLLIVQFDIEPGQCPGALNAKSDTGEVRVAVLGSPSIDVAQFRPESFRQGDIAALHWEYDDVATNASTIDADRCPCHPPEADGHTDLILYFAREAMLSTLGTPNVGLTLPIGFSGLTSHGDVVTGYDCVRYGELARVEHAPTDWQLSPNYPNPFNASTVIRFSLPVACDARVDVYDILGRHVTRLMDKPCDPGRHSVYWSGEDDRGRRAASGVYFYRLQAGEQVMTRKMTLLR, from the coding sequence ATGAAAGCGGACCCGAATCGACAGGTCGTCCGAATGGCCGCAGCCCTGCTGCTGTTGATCGCCGGTCCCGCCGGGGCGGAGAACTCCGTCATCGTCGAATCGAAGCACGTCGAGCCGGGGGCCACGGATGTCAGGGTCGGGGTGTATCTGAGTAATGATGAACCGCTTTTGGGAGTCGTGGTGCCGCTTGAGATCCGATCGATTGAAGAAGGATCGTTCATCCGCGAGCGGTTCGAAGTCGTCTCTCAGGGGCGTGTGATACTGTCCGGACTGATGGAGTTTGGGGGGCTTTACTACTATGGGGAGCCGCGTGGACCAGTCGGATACACAGGTCAGGGAATCTGCCCGGAGTCTTACGCTTGGTCAGAGCAATCAGGATCAACAAGTCAGCCGGGGTTCTTCGAGAGCCCTGATGCCTTCATGTGGGTCGGGATCGTGGCAAGCGGCAATCCGCTGCCGGAGGGCAACGATCAGTCGGGTGAGCCGTCGATTCTGTTGCACTTTGATGTCACCGAGGTCACTGGCCGCTTCAAGATCGACACGTGCTGTGTTGCGCCCGCGAATAAATTCTCATTTGTTCCGCTCGCCCCGGCGAATATTCGGGGCCTGCTTTTCCCGCGGTTTCAGCCCGGCATGGTCACCGTCGGTGCGATGCGCCCGAATCTGCCTCCTATTGCCGTCTGTCATGATACCACCATAGGGACGGGGGCCATGCCGACGGTGCAAGTCAGCGCCGCGGTGATTGGCAGTCGATCGTTTGATCCCGATGGCGATCCGATCGGCTATTGGTTGATTCCTCACGGGGCTTGGGAACCGGGTGAACACCAAGTCACTCTTGTTGTCTCAGATGGTGTGCTCAATGACAGTTGTCAATCTCAGTTGACGGTCCTGGATAACCGTCGCCCTGTCGCGCAATGCCACGATGTGATCATTCGCAGTGACACATCCGGCGGTACGCGAGTATTTGCTTCGAGAGTGAACGACGGCTCGTATGATCCCGACGGAGACCGAGTGAGCCTGGCCGTCGTGCCCGACGGATGGTTGGCGGAGGGAATTCACGATGTCGTGCTAATCGTGTCCGATGGGGAATTGTCCGACACGTGTCCGGCGACTGTCGATGTCCGGGACAACACACGGCCCGTTGCCGTCTGTCGGGACACGACCATCGAATTGGATTCCGCCTGTACTGTGTTCATGGAGCCGAAACTTGTCGACGGGGGCAGTTACGATCCCGACGGAGACAATCTCTCACTCCGAGTTATCGACCGGCGCTGGCGCGGACCCGGCGAGTATGATGTTCAGCTCGTGGTCAGCGACCGTCCGCTCGAGGACACCTGCACAGCCCATGTTCGCATCGTTCAACGCACACCGCTGCATATCGATTGCCCGTCCCCGATGTATCTCTTCGTCCGCTACGGCGACGCGCCGGTCGTGCCGGATTATGCGCGTGAGGTTACGGCATGCGCCGTCGATGGCATACTCCGCAAGGAGCAGGATCCGCCCGCCGGATCATTCCTGACCCCCGCAGACACCACGGTGCGCATTACGGTTCATGATGAGTTCGGGGTCGTCGGCGAGTGTGTCGTGCCGTTGCCAAAGGTTGTGCGCCTGCGATCCGACGGGTTTTCTCCCGATGTGAATCGCCCGCTGCTCATTGTACAGTTCGACATTGAACCGGGCCAATGCCCTGGAGCGCTCAATGCCAAGTCGGACACTGGCGAAGTCAGGGTTGCGGTTCTTGGCTCGCCAAGCATCGACGTGGCGCAGTTTCGGCCGGAATCTTTCAGACAAGGCGATATCGCCGCGCTGCATTGGGAGTACGACGATGTGGCGACGAACGCATCCACGATCGATGCCGACCGGTGCCCGTGCCATCCGCCTGAGGCCGATGGCCACACAGATCTAATATTGTATTTCGCGCGCGAGGCGATGCTTTCAACCCTCGGCACGCCGAACGTCGGTTTGACTCTGCCGATTGGGTTTAGCGGTTTGACATCCCATGGGGACGTCGTTACGGGGTACGATTGCGTCCGGTATGGCGAATTGGCACGTGTCGAGCACGCTCCGACCGATTGGCAGCTTTCCCCAAACTACCCCAACCCCTTCAACGCCTCCACCGTCATCCGCTTCTCGCTGCCGGTGGCGTGCGACGCGCGCGTGGATGTCTATGATATCCTCGGACGGCATGTCACGCGGCTGATGGACAAGCCCTGCGATCCGGGGCGTCACTCGGTTTACTGGAGCGGCGAGGATGACCGGGGCAGACGTGCCGCCTCCGGCGTGTACTTCTATCGCTTGCAGGCGGGCGAGCAGGTCATGACGCGGAAGATGACGTTGCTGCGGTAA